A window of Primulina tabacum isolate GXHZ01 chromosome 4, ASM2559414v2, whole genome shotgun sequence contains these coding sequences:
- the LOC142543392 gene encoding pyruvate, phosphate dikinase, chloroplastic-like translates to MSEDEVYSRIEKLPEARNIVPRFIRNAGSSNIPGCHLHEQPRHYSPARNNGSSNGTPQELSHQASLVRGVANEVFTEMGASVSYKVGTMIEIPPAALVADEIAKEAEFFSFGTNDLTQMTYGYSRDDVGKFLPIYLSKVHPTKRPV, encoded by the exons ATGAGTGAAGACGAAGTTTATTCAAGGATAGAGAAATTACCAGAG GCTAGGAATATCGTACCCCGATTTATCCGAAATGCAGGTTCGAGCAATATTCCAGGCTGCCATCTTCATGAACAACCAAGGCATTACAGTCCTGCCAGAAATAATGGTTCCTCTAATGGAACACCTCAG GAATTGAGTCATCAAGCGAGTTTGGTTCGTGGAGTTGCGAATGAAGTCTTTACGGAGATGGGTGCCTCTGTGAGCTATAAAGTAGGCACCATGATAGAAATTCCTCCAGCTGCTTTGGTCGCGGATGAG ATTGCAAAAGAAGCAGAGTTCTTCTCCTTCGGGACAAATGACCTCACACAGATGACATATGGGTATAGCAGAGACGATGTAGGCAAATTTCTTCCCATTTACTTGTCAAAGGTTCATCCTACCAAACGACCCGTTTGA